The Phycisphaeraceae bacterium genome window below encodes:
- a CDS encoding glycosyltransferase family 39 protein, which produces MRERSVWRWWGSVLLVAVGLLLLASLPTAALADFFSHPEHPWRQGPNHVGALWLRIAAVATAIMWVAGALLLLRWRSDADREPGQPVSRIEVGSVALIALLGLLVRIPFLGHGLWFDELAAIGDFTKHGPGPILGAWFTPSNHVLQSLLTWMSAQAFGADESSLRAPSWVAGTLAIVWMHALGRRVGGVRLGYAAALVMALMPVAVLETTEARGYGLVIFFTTVACWAFLRGMQDGEPWTWVVMAFAGAAATWSHFVAALVMVGFALVVVAVWFSRRREPLLRMRAQSAMVGIVMSGAMAITMLAPLLPDVIAGRALFAATDGDTPSLQSEEGLRLILMLGGTWAAALPPLPAALPGLLIMVIGLWSARRTPWARFALLASMAGFPLLILLALGGSWTYARFASFVVPGVALALALGVMTLIRFQRQLGVMAIAMLVASALVELALLPPRQPLRDAWEEVASRKGPGEIGIDLGLRGNISSFYAPPNMPVAPSGVLGSDLVVRLAEPRARWVVVTYPDFLPPQRWRELRDAGFEQDRAWPGWIDWGRGRVELWVRK; this is translated from the coding sequence ATGAGAGAGCGCAGCGTCTGGCGCTGGTGGGGCTCGGTCCTGTTGGTGGCGGTCGGACTGCTGCTGCTCGCCAGCCTTCCGACGGCGGCGCTTGCCGACTTCTTCTCGCATCCCGAGCATCCGTGGCGCCAGGGGCCCAATCATGTCGGCGCTCTCTGGCTCCGCATCGCGGCGGTCGCGACGGCCATCATGTGGGTGGCGGGCGCGCTCCTCCTTCTTCGCTGGCGCAGCGATGCCGATCGCGAACCCGGTCAACCGGTGTCAAGGATCGAAGTCGGTTCGGTCGCATTGATCGCGCTGCTCGGTCTGCTGGTGCGCATTCCATTCCTGGGGCACGGGCTCTGGTTCGATGAACTCGCCGCAATCGGAGATTTCACCAAGCATGGGCCGGGGCCGATCCTCGGGGCGTGGTTCACACCGAGCAACCATGTCCTGCAATCCCTGCTGACCTGGATGTCGGCGCAAGCCTTCGGTGCCGACGAGTCGTCGCTGCGCGCGCCATCGTGGGTGGCGGGCACGCTGGCGATCGTGTGGATGCACGCGCTCGGTCGTCGCGTCGGCGGCGTGCGGCTGGGTTACGCGGCGGCGCTGGTGATGGCGCTGATGCCCGTCGCTGTCCTCGAAACGACCGAGGCGCGCGGCTATGGGCTGGTCATCTTCTTCACGACCGTCGCATGCTGGGCGTTCCTGCGCGGCATGCAGGACGGCGAGCCCTGGACCTGGGTTGTCATGGCCTTCGCCGGCGCAGCGGCCACATGGAGCCACTTCGTGGCCGCGCTCGTCATGGTCGGCTTCGCACTCGTCGTGGTCGCCGTGTGGTTCAGCCGTCGGCGGGAACCCCTGCTTCGAATGCGAGCGCAATCCGCCATGGTCGGCATCGTGATGTCGGGCGCCATGGCCATCACCATGCTCGCGCCCCTCCTGCCTGATGTGATCGCCGGCCGAGCGCTCTTTGCGGCAACTGACGGCGACACGCCTTCGCTTCAGTCAGAGGAGGGCCTTCGCCTCATCCTGATGCTCGGTGGAACATGGGCGGCCGCGCTGCCGCCCTTACCTGCGGCGCTCCCCGGTTTGCTCATCATGGTGATCGGCCTGTGGAGTGCGCGGCGGACGCCGTGGGCGCGCTTCGCGCTGCTGGCGTCGATGGCGGGCTTTCCCCTGCTCATTCTGCTCGCCCTCGGCGGGAGTTGGACCTATGCCCGCTTCGCGTCCTTTGTCGTTCCGGGCGTGGCGCTTGCGCTCGCACTCGGCGTCATGACGCTGATCCGATTTCAACGCCAACTTGGTGTGATGGCGATCGCCATGCTGGTGGCCAGCGCCCTCGTGGAGTTGGCGCTCCTGCCGCCGCGACAGCCGCTGCGAGATGCGTGGGAAGAGGTTGCTTCGCGCAAGGGGCCCGGCGAGATCGGCATCGATCTCGGCCTGCGCGGGAACATCAGCTCCTTCTACGCCCCCCCCAACATGCCGGTCGCCCCATCTGGAGTTCTCGGCTCGGATCTTGTCGTGCGCCTCGCCGAGCCGCGCGCGCGCTGGGTGGTGGTGACCTACCCCGATTTCCTTCCGCCGCAGCGCTGGCGGGAACTTCGCGACGCTGGATTCGAACAGGATCGAGCGTGGCCGGGCTGGATCGACTGGGGGCGCGGCCGCGTGGAACTCTGGGTCCGAAAGTAA
- a CDS encoding MFS transporter, with protein sequence MPQPASEVTPSVRRSLNACTGDGATYSFMVGSGETYFAAFVLALGASDEAGGLISSIPLLMGAILQLAAPRMAEKVGSPRRWVAICAVVQFLSFVPMVIGALTGGIPVPMVFACISLYWAAALGAGPTWSTWVATIFPARLRARYFALRNRLCQIVQLGGIIGAGLILARFEHVRSAPVTDHAAQAASVSEVPEVTAVIDAAGAGSVTEAPMAVDVASVSEGAAAMSGSDLLLPGFALIMAIAALSRLSSVLFLRAQHDAPEITRRNEVISVKSTLARIVRGRELRLIQYLLIAQFTVQISAPYFNPYMLRSLSLSKSEYLLMVATLFASKSLFLPLHGHFARRFGARRLLMVSGVGIVGLSAAWVVSPSLWYLVPLQALNGCVWGAWELATFLLMLEMIPDRERTGVLTVFNLLNCTAMVIGSLAGALLLSSMGAGREAYLTLFLLSSLLRLAALPALWAIGRERRPPSQALTVAAQEAAGRSAPGSQGRAALPAFSGPAKSPSTPTRRSRPPKKGAPGARGALRRFWRRGGS encoded by the coding sequence GTGCCGCAGCCCGCGTCCGAAGTCACGCCCTCCGTGCGCCGCAGCCTGAACGCCTGCACGGGTGATGGCGCGACCTACAGCTTCATGGTCGGGTCGGGGGAGACCTACTTCGCGGCGTTCGTGCTTGCCCTCGGTGCGAGCGACGAGGCGGGTGGCCTCATCAGTTCCATTCCGCTCCTGATGGGGGCGATTCTTCAGCTCGCTGCACCGCGAATGGCGGAGAAGGTTGGCTCGCCGCGGCGCTGGGTGGCGATCTGCGCCGTGGTCCAGTTCCTGAGCTTCGTACCGATGGTCATCGGCGCGTTGACCGGTGGCATTCCAGTGCCGATGGTCTTCGCATGCATCTCGCTCTATTGGGCCGCGGCGCTCGGTGCCGGGCCGACATGGAGCACCTGGGTGGCGACCATCTTCCCGGCGCGCTTGCGGGCTCGCTACTTCGCGCTGCGGAATCGACTCTGCCAGATCGTGCAACTGGGTGGGATCATCGGTGCGGGGCTGATCCTGGCCCGATTCGAGCATGTTCGGAGTGCACCCGTGACCGATCACGCGGCGCAAGCGGCGAGTGTGAGCGAGGTCCCCGAGGTGACGGCGGTCATCGACGCCGCTGGCGCAGGCAGCGTTACCGAGGCCCCGATGGCCGTCGATGTCGCGAGCGTCTCCGAGGGAGCCGCCGCAATGTCGGGGAGCGACCTGCTCCTGCCCGGCTTCGCACTCATCATGGCAATCGCGGCCCTCTCGCGACTCTCGAGCGTGCTCTTCCTCCGTGCCCAGCACGACGCTCCCGAAATCACGCGACGCAACGAGGTGATCAGCGTGAAGTCGACGCTCGCGCGGATCGTCCGCGGCCGTGAATTGCGACTCATCCAGTACCTCCTCATTGCGCAATTCACGGTGCAGATCAGCGCCCCGTACTTCAATCCTTACATGCTCCGCTCGCTCTCGCTCTCCAAGAGCGAGTACCTGCTCATGGTCGCCACGCTCTTTGCCTCAAAGAGTCTCTTCCTTCCGCTGCACGGCCACTTTGCGCGGCGCTTCGGGGCGCGCCGGCTGTTGATGGTGTCCGGCGTGGGAATCGTGGGGCTCAGCGCCGCATGGGTCGTGTCGCCCAGCCTCTGGTATCTGGTTCCATTGCAGGCGCTCAACGGCTGCGTCTGGGGCGCATGGGAACTGGCCACCTTCCTGCTCATGCTTGAAATGATTCCCGACCGTGAGCGCACTGGTGTCCTGACCGTCTTCAATCTCCTGAACTGCACGGCCATGGTGATCGGATCGCTTGCTGGCGCGCTGCTGCTCTCATCGATGGGTGCCGGGCGGGAGGCGTATCTCACGCTCTTCCTGCTTTCGAGCCTTCTCCGCCTGGCGGCGCTGCCAGCGCTTTGGGCGATCGGTCGCGAACGACGGCCGCCTTCCCAGGCGCTCACGGTTGCGGCGCAGGAGGCGGCAGGGCGATCGGCGCCTGGAAGCCAGGGCCGAGCGGCGCTCCCAGCGTTCTCTGGGCCCGCCAAGTCACCCTCGACGCCCACTCGCAGATCGCGGCCACCGAAGAAGGGGGCGCCCGGCGCGCGAGGCGCGCTTCGCCGCTTCTGGAGGCGAGGCGGCTCATGA